A DNA window from Mastomys coucha isolate ucsf_1 unplaced genomic scaffold, UCSF_Mcou_1 pScaffold21, whole genome shotgun sequence contains the following coding sequences:
- the Nlrp4 gene encoding NACHT, LRR and PYD domains-containing protein 4 isoform X1, which yields MASFFSDFGLMWYLEELNKKEFMKFKELLKQEILHLRLKQISWSEVKKASREDLASLLLKHYEEKQAWDTTFRIFQKMNRKDLIERAGREIAGHSKLYQAHLKKKLTHDYARKFNVKDQDFFKQKFTQDDCDRFENFLISKATGKKPHMVFLQGVAGIGKSLMLTKLMLAWSEGMVFQNKFSYIFYFCCQDVKKLKKASLAELISKEWPDTSAPIEEILSQPEKLLFIIDSLEAMECNMSEQESELCDNCMEKQPVNILMSSLLRRKMLPESSFLISATPETFEKMEDRIECTNVKIITGFSESNIKIYFRSLFQDRNRTQEAFSLVRENEQLFTVCQVPVLCWMVATCLKEEIEKGRHPVSICRRTTSLYTTHIFNLFISQRAQYPSKKSQDQLQSLCSLAAEGMWTDTFVFSEEALRRNGIMDSDIPTLLDIRILEKSKECENSYIFLHPSIQEVCAAIFYLLKSHMDHPSPDVESIETLMFTFLKKVKVQWTFLGCFIFGLLHKSEQKKLEAFFGYQLSQEIKHQLCHCLETISGNGMLQEQIDGMKLFYCLFEMDDETFLVHAVNCMEQINFVAKDYSDVIVAAHCLKHCSTLKKLSFSTQNVLSEEQEHGYTQKLLICWHHMCSVLISSKDIHVLQVKDTNLNETAFLVLYNHLKYPSCTLRALVVNNVTFLCDNHLFFELIQNQRLQHLNLNLTFLSHSDVKLLCDVLNQAECNIEKLMIAACNLSPDDCKVFASVLISNKMLKHLNLSSNNLDKGMPSLCKSLCHPHCVLKHLVLANCSLSEQCWDLLSEVLRRNKTLNHLDISSNDLKDEGLKVLCGALSLPDSVLISLSMRYCLITATGCQDLAEVLRNNQNLRSLQVSNNKIEDAGVKLLCDAIKHPNCHLQNIGLEACALTGACCEDLASTFTHCNTLWGINLLENALDHSGLVVLFKALKQQQCTLHVLGLRITDFDKETQEFLIAEEEKIPYLRILSSV from the exons GACACTCAAAGTTATATCAAGCTCATCTGAAGAAGAAGCTGACCCATGATTATGCCAGAAAGTTTAACGTCAAAGATCAAGATTTCTTTAAGCAGAAATTTACCCAGGATGACTGTGACCGTTTTGAGAACTTTCTTATATCAAAGGCAACTGGAAAGAAGCCACACATGGTGTTCCTGCAGGGAGTAGCAGGAATTGGCAAGTCACTGATGTTGACAAAGTTAATGCTTGCCTGGTCAGAAGGCATGGTGTTTCAGAACAAATTCTCCTACATCTTCTACTTCTGCTGTCAAGATGTGAAGAAGTTGAAGAAAGCAAGCTTGGCAGAATTGATCTCCAAAGAGTGGCCCGACACCTCAGCTCCCATAGAGGAGATCCTATCCCAACCGGAGAAACTCTTATTTATCATCGACAGCTTGGAAGCGATGGAATGCAATATGTCCGAACAGGAGTCGGAGCTGTGTGATAACTGCATGGAGAAGCAGCCAGTGAATATACTGATGAGCAGTTTGCTCAGGAGGAAGATGCTTCCGGAATCCTCGTTCCTCATCTCTGCTACCCCGGAGACGTTTGAGAAAATGGAGGACAGGATTGAGTGCACAAATGTGAAAATAATAACAGGCTTCAGTGAGAGCAATATTAAGATATATTTCCGCAGCTTGTTCCAAGATAGGAACAGAACCCAGGAAGCCTTCAGTTTGGTGAGAGAAAATGAGCAGCTGTTCACTGTATGTCAAGTCCCTGTGCTCTGCTGGATGGTGGCTACTTGTCTAaaagaagagatagagaagggaAGACACCCAGTCTCCATCTGCCGACGTACCACCTCCCTGTATACCACTCACATCTTCAATTTGTTCATTTCCCAACGTGCCCAATATCCCAGTAAGAAAAGCCAAGAccagctgcagagcttgtgctctCTGGCTGCCGAGGGCATGTGGACTGACACATTTGTGTTTAGTGAGGAGGCTCTCAGGAGAAATGGGATCATGGACTCTGATATCCCCACACTGCTGGATATAAGGATCCTTGAAAAGAGCAAGGAATGTGAAAACTCTTACATTTTCCTCCACCCATCTATCCAGGAGGTCTGTGCGGCCATCTTTTATCTGCTAAAGAGCCACATGGACCACCCTAGCCCAGATGTTGAAAGTATAGAGACACTCATGTTTACATTTCTAAAGAAAGTCAAAGTACAGTGGACTTTTTTGGGCTGTTTCATCTTTGGCCTTTTACATAAATCAGAACAAAAAAAGCTAGAGGCATTTTTTGGCTACCAGCTGTCCCAGGAAATAAAGCATCAGTTGTGTCACTGCCTGGAAACCATAAGTGGCAATGGAATGCTTCAAGAACAGATAGATGGCATGAAGTTGTTTTACTGTCTGTTTGAGATGGATGATGAAACCTTCTTAGTACACGCAGTGAACTGTATGGAACAGATTAACTTTGTTGCTAAGGATTATTCTGATGTTATTGTTGCTGCCCACTGCTTAAAACACTGTTCTACACTGAAAAAACTATccttttcaacccaaaatgtccTGAGTGAAGAACAAGAGCATGGCTATAC GCAAAAGCTACTCATCTGTTGGCATCATATGTGCTCTGTGCTCATAAGCAGTAAGGACATCCATGTACTCCAAGTGAAAGACACTAATCTCAATGAAACAGCCTTTTTGGTCTTGTATAATCACCTGAAGTACCCCAGCTGCACCCTTAGAGCACTCGT GGTAAATAATGTGACCTTCCTGTGTGATAACCACCTGTTCTTTGAGTTGATTCAGAATCAGCGTTTGCAGCACTTGAACCTCAACCTCACATTCCTGTCCCACAGTGACGTGAAACTATTGTGTGATGTCTTGAACCAGGCAGAGTGCAACATAGAAAAGCTGAT GATAGCAGCCTGTAACCTTTCCCCTGATGACTGCAAGGTCTTTGCCTCTGTCCTGATCAGCAACAAGATGTTGAAGCATCTTAATTTGTCATCTAACAACTTGGACAAAGGGATGCCCTCATTGTGCAAGTCTTTGTGCCACCCACACTGTGTTCTGAAGCACTTAGT GTTAGCCAACTGTTCCCTCAGTGAGCAATGCTGGGACCTCCTTTCAGAAGTTCTTAGGCGGAACAAAACCTTGAACCACCTAGACATCAGCTCCAATGACCTGAAGGATGAAGGGCTGAAGGTTCTCTGTGGGGCTCTCAGTCTCCCAGACAGTGTCCTGATATCACTAAG TATGAGATATTGTCTCATCACGGCTACTGGTTGCCAGGACCTGGCTGAAGTCTTGAGGAACAACCAAAACCTGAGGAGCCTACAGGTTTCAAACAATAAGATAGAAGACGCTGGTGTGAAACTCCTGTGTGATGCTATAAAACATCCCAACTGCCACTTACAGAATATTGG ATTGGAAGCCTGCGCACTGACTGGTGCCTGTTGTGAGGACCTTGCTTCTACTTTTACCCACTGTAACACCCTGTGGGGGATCAACCTGCTGGAGAACGCCTTGGACCACAGTGGGTTGGTTGTACTGTTCAAGGCTCTGAAACAGCAACAGTGCACCCTGCATGTACTTGG ACTTCGAATTACTGACTTTGATAAGGAAACCCAGGAGTTCCTGATTGCTGAGGAAGAGAAAATTCCATACTTGCGCATCCTAAGCAGCGTGTAA
- the Nlrp4 gene encoding NACHT, LRR and PYD domains-containing protein 4 isoform X2: MVFLQGVAGIGKSLMLTKLMLAWSEGMVFQNKFSYIFYFCCQDVKKLKKASLAELISKEWPDTSAPIEEILSQPEKLLFIIDSLEAMECNMSEQESELCDNCMEKQPVNILMSSLLRRKMLPESSFLISATPETFEKMEDRIECTNVKIITGFSESNIKIYFRSLFQDRNRTQEAFSLVRENEQLFTVCQVPVLCWMVATCLKEEIEKGRHPVSICRRTTSLYTTHIFNLFISQRAQYPSKKSQDQLQSLCSLAAEGMWTDTFVFSEEALRRNGIMDSDIPTLLDIRILEKSKECENSYIFLHPSIQEVCAAIFYLLKSHMDHPSPDVESIETLMFTFLKKVKVQWTFLGCFIFGLLHKSEQKKLEAFFGYQLSQEIKHQLCHCLETISGNGMLQEQIDGMKLFYCLFEMDDETFLVHAVNCMEQINFVAKDYSDVIVAAHCLKHCSTLKKLSFSTQNVLSEEQEHGYTQKLLICWHHMCSVLISSKDIHVLQVKDTNLNETAFLVLYNHLKYPSCTLRALVVNNVTFLCDNHLFFELIQNQRLQHLNLNLTFLSHSDVKLLCDVLNQAECNIEKLMIAACNLSPDDCKVFASVLISNKMLKHLNLSSNNLDKGMPSLCKSLCHPHCVLKHLVLANCSLSEQCWDLLSEVLRRNKTLNHLDISSNDLKDEGLKVLCGALSLPDSVLISLSMRYCLITATGCQDLAEVLRNNQNLRSLQVSNNKIEDAGVKLLCDAIKHPNCHLQNIGLEACALTGACCEDLASTFTHCNTLWGINLLENALDHSGLVVLFKALKQQQCTLHVLGLRITDFDKETQEFLIAEEEKIPYLRILSSV; this comes from the exons ATGGTGTTCCTGCAGGGAGTAGCAGGAATTGGCAAGTCACTGATGTTGACAAAGTTAATGCTTGCCTGGTCAGAAGGCATGGTGTTTCAGAACAAATTCTCCTACATCTTCTACTTCTGCTGTCAAGATGTGAAGAAGTTGAAGAAAGCAAGCTTGGCAGAATTGATCTCCAAAGAGTGGCCCGACACCTCAGCTCCCATAGAGGAGATCCTATCCCAACCGGAGAAACTCTTATTTATCATCGACAGCTTGGAAGCGATGGAATGCAATATGTCCGAACAGGAGTCGGAGCTGTGTGATAACTGCATGGAGAAGCAGCCAGTGAATATACTGATGAGCAGTTTGCTCAGGAGGAAGATGCTTCCGGAATCCTCGTTCCTCATCTCTGCTACCCCGGAGACGTTTGAGAAAATGGAGGACAGGATTGAGTGCACAAATGTGAAAATAATAACAGGCTTCAGTGAGAGCAATATTAAGATATATTTCCGCAGCTTGTTCCAAGATAGGAACAGAACCCAGGAAGCCTTCAGTTTGGTGAGAGAAAATGAGCAGCTGTTCACTGTATGTCAAGTCCCTGTGCTCTGCTGGATGGTGGCTACTTGTCTAaaagaagagatagagaagggaAGACACCCAGTCTCCATCTGCCGACGTACCACCTCCCTGTATACCACTCACATCTTCAATTTGTTCATTTCCCAACGTGCCCAATATCCCAGTAAGAAAAGCCAAGAccagctgcagagcttgtgctctCTGGCTGCCGAGGGCATGTGGACTGACACATTTGTGTTTAGTGAGGAGGCTCTCAGGAGAAATGGGATCATGGACTCTGATATCCCCACACTGCTGGATATAAGGATCCTTGAAAAGAGCAAGGAATGTGAAAACTCTTACATTTTCCTCCACCCATCTATCCAGGAGGTCTGTGCGGCCATCTTTTATCTGCTAAAGAGCCACATGGACCACCCTAGCCCAGATGTTGAAAGTATAGAGACACTCATGTTTACATTTCTAAAGAAAGTCAAAGTACAGTGGACTTTTTTGGGCTGTTTCATCTTTGGCCTTTTACATAAATCAGAACAAAAAAAGCTAGAGGCATTTTTTGGCTACCAGCTGTCCCAGGAAATAAAGCATCAGTTGTGTCACTGCCTGGAAACCATAAGTGGCAATGGAATGCTTCAAGAACAGATAGATGGCATGAAGTTGTTTTACTGTCTGTTTGAGATGGATGATGAAACCTTCTTAGTACACGCAGTGAACTGTATGGAACAGATTAACTTTGTTGCTAAGGATTATTCTGATGTTATTGTTGCTGCCCACTGCTTAAAACACTGTTCTACACTGAAAAAACTATccttttcaacccaaaatgtccTGAGTGAAGAACAAGAGCATGGCTATAC GCAAAAGCTACTCATCTGTTGGCATCATATGTGCTCTGTGCTCATAAGCAGTAAGGACATCCATGTACTCCAAGTGAAAGACACTAATCTCAATGAAACAGCCTTTTTGGTCTTGTATAATCACCTGAAGTACCCCAGCTGCACCCTTAGAGCACTCGT GGTAAATAATGTGACCTTCCTGTGTGATAACCACCTGTTCTTTGAGTTGATTCAGAATCAGCGTTTGCAGCACTTGAACCTCAACCTCACATTCCTGTCCCACAGTGACGTGAAACTATTGTGTGATGTCTTGAACCAGGCAGAGTGCAACATAGAAAAGCTGAT GATAGCAGCCTGTAACCTTTCCCCTGATGACTGCAAGGTCTTTGCCTCTGTCCTGATCAGCAACAAGATGTTGAAGCATCTTAATTTGTCATCTAACAACTTGGACAAAGGGATGCCCTCATTGTGCAAGTCTTTGTGCCACCCACACTGTGTTCTGAAGCACTTAGT GTTAGCCAACTGTTCCCTCAGTGAGCAATGCTGGGACCTCCTTTCAGAAGTTCTTAGGCGGAACAAAACCTTGAACCACCTAGACATCAGCTCCAATGACCTGAAGGATGAAGGGCTGAAGGTTCTCTGTGGGGCTCTCAGTCTCCCAGACAGTGTCCTGATATCACTAAG TATGAGATATTGTCTCATCACGGCTACTGGTTGCCAGGACCTGGCTGAAGTCTTGAGGAACAACCAAAACCTGAGGAGCCTACAGGTTTCAAACAATAAGATAGAAGACGCTGGTGTGAAACTCCTGTGTGATGCTATAAAACATCCCAACTGCCACTTACAGAATATTGG ATTGGAAGCCTGCGCACTGACTGGTGCCTGTTGTGAGGACCTTGCTTCTACTTTTACCCACTGTAACACCCTGTGGGGGATCAACCTGCTGGAGAACGCCTTGGACCACAGTGGGTTGGTTGTACTGTTCAAGGCTCTGAAACAGCAACAGTGCACCCTGCATGTACTTGG ACTTCGAATTACTGACTTTGATAAGGAAACCCAGGAGTTCCTGATTGCTGAGGAAGAGAAAATTCCATACTTGCGCATCCTAAGCAGCGTGTAA